From Ignatzschineria sp. RMDPL8A, a single genomic window includes:
- a CDS encoding TetR/AcrR family transcriptional regulator, giving the protein MTTKRSTKEKLLEAAAILFYNQGITATGIQAITERAGVAKMSLYNNFESKSALVAAYLEARHNEWLDLYEKRLTLNNTSSPNERILAIFDAYEDHARWDYENGFRGCGLLNAAAEFPAGSLERETVRRHKESIEKMIFEALFELTHDSERAQLLARHLSFLLEGAIMRAGLECKSDKTHEAREIAASLLAEIKTA; this is encoded by the coding sequence ATGACTACCAAACGCTCCACCAAAGAAAAACTCCTCGAAGCGGCCGCAATCCTCTTTTACAATCAAGGCATCACCGCAACCGGAATCCAAGCGATTACCGAACGTGCGGGCGTTGCGAAAATGTCGCTCTATAATAATTTTGAATCAAAATCCGCGCTCGTTGCTGCCTATTTAGAGGCACGCCACAATGAATGGCTCGATCTGTATGAAAAACGCCTAACACTCAATAACACCTCCTCCCCAAACGAACGAATTTTAGCGATATTTGATGCGTATGAAGATCACGCGCGATGGGATTATGAGAATGGGTTTCGCGGGTGCGGTCTTTTAAATGCTGCGGCGGAATTTCCTGCGGGTAGCCTTGAGCGGGAGACCGTGCGCCGTCATAAAGAATCGATCGAAAAAATGATCTTTGAGGCACTTTTTGAGCTCACCCATGACTCCGAGCGTGCCCAATTACTCGCAAGACACCTCTCCTTTTTATTGGAAGGCGCCATTATGCGCGCCGGTCTTGAATGCAAAAGCGATAAAACCCATGAAGCCCGGGAGATCGCCGCAAGCCTCCTCGCCGAGATTAAAACGGCTTAA
- a CDS encoding KamA family radical SAM protein: protein MKRYWTNLSDLQAAGMIESIEPLAEVEKNFQTKIGPPLQAQIASFSVDDAAYRALTRQFIPAIEEKTILPRELDDPIGDHRHSPVEGVVHRYPDRALLKVTQLCEVYCRFCFRKEMIGHKGENLSQAELDTAYHYFESHPEVREVILTGGDPMILSNRRLMTIMRRLAEIPHIKVIRIHTRIPILNPERVDREFAEFLKSLRTEKGVQILVVIHANHAAEFSESVRDAINCLLDHRVMLISQSVMLKGVNDNFKALSELMYTLVDFGIKPYYLHQMDLARGTSHFVVEEARAIALIHELREKVSGICVPHLIQEIPAGEGKKALY from the coding sequence ATGAAACGATATTGGACGAATTTGAGTGACCTCCAAGCGGCCGGCATGATCGAATCGATCGAGCCATTAGCCGAGGTTGAGAAGAATTTTCAGACAAAGATCGGTCCTCCCTTACAAGCGCAGATCGCCTCGTTTTCAGTGGATGACGCCGCGTATCGCGCGCTCACTCGTCAATTTATTCCCGCCATTGAGGAAAAAACCATTTTACCGCGCGAGCTTGATGATCCTATCGGGGATCATCGTCATTCGCCGGTGGAAGGGGTGGTGCACCGTTATCCCGATCGTGCGCTCCTAAAAGTGACGCAGCTGTGCGAAGTTTATTGTCGATTTTGTTTTCGTAAAGAGATGATCGGCCATAAGGGTGAGAATTTATCACAAGCGGAACTTGATACGGCTTATCACTATTTTGAATCTCATCCCGAGGTGCGCGAAGTGATCTTAACCGGCGGGGATCCGATGATTTTATCCAATCGCCGTTTAATGACGATTATGCGCCGTCTTGCGGAGATTCCACATATTAAAGTTATTCGAATTCATACCCGAATTCCGATCTTAAATCCTGAGCGAGTTGACCGTGAGTTCGCCGAATTTTTAAAGTCACTCCGTACGGAAAAAGGAGTGCAGATTTTAGTAGTGATTCACGCCAATCACGCAGCAGAGTTTAGTGAATCGGTGCGGGACGCGATAAATTGCCTACTCGATCATCGGGTGATGCTGATTTCTCAATCGGTGATGCTAAAAGGGGTGAATGATAATTTTAAAGCGCTGTCGGAGCTGATGTACACTCTCGTTGATTTTGGCATTAAACCGTATTATCTCCACCAGATGGATTTAGCACGCGGAACGAGCCATTTTGTGGTGGAAGAAGCTCGCGCGATTGCGCTCATTCACGAGCTACGGGAAAAGGTCTCGGGCATTTGTGTGCCTCATCTTATTCAGGAAATCCCGGCAGGAGAAGGTAAAAAAGCACTCTATTAG
- a CDS encoding tetratricopeptide repeat protein, with translation MKMKNIAILISVLLLTACAGTTPPNGPRVRPMDGGISFPEEAPSVSYGYGANNGPKVQNENDFLATTQASTAEPTFSAAPPVYHQSPDRESTWSPAPTPVTTAPAQQPQAAYNPAPVQQSAPAIKPKTEDSTPIRALLNEANAAVNNNDLTKAASLLNRAVRIEPTNESIWFDLAQISLHQKEYAKAEQLASKSISFAGNNQELIRNNWEIIALSREARHDYNGARAARENK, from the coding sequence ATGAAAATGAAAAATATTGCAATACTTATTTCAGTATTACTTCTGACTGCTTGTGCTGGCACAACTCCACCGAACGGCCCACGCGTACGTCCAATGGATGGCGGCATTAGCTTCCCTGAAGAAGCTCCTTCCGTTAGCTATGGCTATGGCGCGAATAACGGCCCGAAAGTGCAAAATGAAAATGATTTCTTAGCCACAACACAAGCTTCCACCGCTGAACCGACGTTTTCGGCAGCACCGCCTGTATATCATCAGTCGCCTGACCGTGAATCTACTTGGAGCCCTGCACCGACGCCTGTAACCACAGCGCCTGCGCAACAACCCCAAGCGGCTTACAATCCAGCACCTGTACAACAGTCGGCTCCTGCAATCAAACCGAAAACCGAAGACAGCACCCCGATTCGTGCGTTACTCAATGAAGCGAATGCTGCCGTTAATAATAACGATTTAACCAAAGCGGCCAGTCTCCTCAATCGCGCTGTACGCATTGAGCCCACCAACGAGAGTATATGGTTCGACCTTGCCCAAATTAGCCTCCATCAAAAGGAGTACGCTAAGGCGGAGCAACTCGCTAGCAAATCGATCAGTTTTGCCGGCAACAACCAAGAATTAATTCGCAACAATTGGGAAATTATTGCCTTATCACGCGAGGCCCGTCATGACTACAATGGCGCCCGCGCTGCGAGAGAAAACAAATAA
- a CDS encoding DMT family transporter codes for MAKTPPIAPTRALDNRLGIWAILMASILWGTTGTAASFGIELSPITIGAIATGGGGLLQAILAYPAIKKSRNVLRQHPWFLFLGILSVATYPLAFYSSMYFAGVTIGTVVSIGIAPLFSALFEIVFEKKPLSKLWLISSLIGILGITLLALAKAPATETFMRSDLDKIIGISLGVLAGFTYALYSWIAKQLITAGVHSKAAMGSLFGLSAMLLIPLALITGSGFFDHGINTAIALYMVLVPMFLGYLLFAFGLQTISTSRAVTLTLFEPFVATLLAIIVVGERLTGLGIIGLIAIFISIVLLSRPEPSRASRQTN; via the coding sequence ATGGCTAAAACGCCCCCTATCGCCCCCACCCGCGCACTTGATAATCGCCTCGGCATTTGGGCCATTTTAATGGCGTCTATTTTATGGGGAACGACGGGAACGGCCGCCTCATTTGGCATTGAGCTAAGCCCGATTACCATCGGCGCGATTGCAACCGGAGGCGGGGGGTTATTACAAGCGATTCTTGCCTATCCCGCCATCAAAAAAAGTAGGAACGTCTTACGACAGCACCCTTGGTTTTTATTTCTTGGCATACTCTCAGTCGCGACCTATCCGCTCGCCTTTTACTCTTCCATGTATTTTGCGGGCGTGACGATCGGCACTGTAGTATCCATCGGCATTGCACCTCTTTTTTCAGCACTTTTTGAGATTGTATTTGAGAAAAAGCCGCTCTCGAAACTCTGGCTCATCAGCAGTCTGATCGGTATTTTGGGCATCACCTTATTAGCCCTTGCAAAAGCGCCCGCAACAGAGACCTTTATGCGAAGCGATCTTGATAAAATCATCGGCATTAGCCTTGGAGTGCTCGCCGGTTTCACCTATGCACTCTATTCGTGGATCGCCAAACAGCTCATCACCGCCGGCGTTCATTCAAAAGCGGCGATGGGATCACTCTTTGGATTGAGCGCTATGCTGTTAATTCCGCTCGCCCTAATAACGGGAAGCGGCTTTTTCGATCATGGAATCAATACCGCCATTGCACTCTATATGGTGTTGGTGCCGATGTTTCTCGGCTATCTACTCTTTGCCTTTGGGCTGCAAACCATCTCAACAAGCCGCGCTGTCACGCTCACGCTCTTTGAGCCATTTGTCGCGACATTACTTGCCATTATTGTAGTTGGAGAGCGTTTAACCGGTTTAGGGATCATCGGGCTGATCGCGATTTTCATCTCCATTGTACTGCTCTCACGCCCCGAACCATCACGAGCGAGTCGGCAGACGAATTAA
- a CDS encoding YifB family Mg chelatase-like AAA ATPase, with protein MSVAVIYTRAQNALNAPSVRAEVHISNGLPAFAIVGMPETAVKESKDRVRAAIINSGFEFPNRKITVNLSPADLPKEGGRYDLPIALGVLSASGQLDTSRLKETDVVGELALTGELRPIAGLLPTAIQSMQLSRALILPYQESDEVSFLEYDAFFTAETLRDVVHYLNDQEGNVTLMPPKEFTKERVMEWRDFAEVRGQHFAKRALEIAAAGGHNILLMGPPGTGKTMLASRFAGILPEMNREEAVESAMIASISRQGFNAEDYGVRPFRAPHHTASSVALVGGGSHPKPGEISLAHNGILFLDEFPEFNRSVLEVLREPLESGSIHISRAMSQVEYPARFQLIAAMNPCPCGYYGDKEEACSCSEFAVRRYRSKISGPLLDRIDLHVEVPRIDTDDLQSGETGESTEAIKARVDAARSLQLARRGKANAHLEVSEIDDDCALGENEWALLERAQQRLNLSPRSFHRILRVARTIADLAGEPKISAPHLTESLAFRALDRG; from the coding sequence ATGTCAGTTGCGGTGATCTATACGCGGGCGCAAAATGCCCTCAATGCCCCGAGTGTGCGGGCAGAGGTTCATATTAGTAATGGGCTACCGGCGTTTGCGATTGTGGGCATGCCGGAAACGGCGGTGAAAGAGAGTAAAGATCGGGTACGTGCGGCGATTATTAACTCTGGTTTTGAGTTCCCGAATCGTAAAATCACCGTCAATTTATCGCCGGCAGATCTACCCAAAGAGGGCGGCCGTTACGATCTTCCCATTGCGCTTGGAGTTTTGTCAGCATCGGGGCAACTCGATACGTCGCGCCTTAAGGAGACCGATGTGGTCGGGGAACTTGCATTAACCGGCGAGTTACGGCCGATTGCAGGATTATTACCGACGGCGATTCAATCGATGCAGTTATCGCGCGCACTGATTTTGCCCTATCAGGAATCCGATGAGGTGAGTTTTTTAGAATACGATGCCTTTTTTACCGCCGAAACTTTGCGGGATGTGGTGCATTATCTCAATGATCAAGAGGGAAATGTGACGCTGATGCCCCCGAAAGAATTTACCAAAGAGCGGGTGATGGAGTGGCGTGATTTTGCCGAAGTCCGCGGGCAACATTTTGCCAAAAGGGCGCTCGAAATTGCCGCGGCAGGCGGTCATAACATCTTATTAATGGGGCCACCCGGGACGGGAAAAACTATGCTCGCGTCCCGTTTTGCCGGTATTTTACCGGAGATGAATCGAGAGGAAGCGGTGGAAAGCGCGATGATTGCTTCCATCAGCCGGCAAGGTTTTAATGCTGAAGATTACGGCGTTCGTCCCTTTAGAGCGCCGCATCATACCGCCTCATCGGTTGCGCTCGTTGGGGGCGGTTCGCATCCAAAACCCGGTGAGATTTCGCTCGCTCATAATGGGATTCTCTTTTTAGATGAATTTCCGGAATTTAATCGCAGTGTGCTTGAGGTGCTGCGTGAGCCGCTTGAATCGGGGAGCATTCATATCTCTCGGGCGATGTCGCAGGTGGAATATCCCGCCCGATTTCAGCTAATTGCCGCCATGAATCCCTGTCCCTGTGGGTATTACGGGGATAAAGAGGAGGCGTGCAGCTGCTCTGAATTTGCGGTGCGCCGTTATCGCAGTAAAATTTCGGGCCCGCTCCTTGATCGAATTGATCTGCATGTGGAAGTGCCACGAATCGATACCGATGATTTACAAAGCGGTGAAACCGGGGAATCAACGGAGGCGATTAAAGCACGCGTCGATGCGGCGCGTTCCCTTCAATTAGCGCGTCGAGGGAAAGCCAATGCCCATCTTGAGGTTTCTGAGATCGATGATGATTGTGCCCTTGGGGAGAATGAGTGGGCCTTATTGGAGCGTGCGCAACAGCGCCTGAATCTCTCCCCGCGGAGTTTTCATCGGATTTTACGAGTTGCCCGCACCATTGCCGATCTTGCCGGCGAACCGAAAATATCCGCGCCGCATCTAACAGAAAGTCTCGCGTTTCGCGCACTCGATCGGGGCTAA
- a CDS encoding tyrosine-protein phosphatase, translating to MTLNQNHIVLDTVFNFRTLSGIKTRDNARVKPGKLFRSATLDFASNEDLQTIHNYNIDRVVDFRSKGEKIKSPLERLNALFNRSELEIDVGDFFSEKRLEAIRNLDIKAANEMFHLLYKSFPNDYPTVYRRLFNYLEAGETLIYHCSAGKDRTGMASYLILSALNVDEDTIMENYLESNLYVDRLYRAFKSDIQESGIAPEFYRELQFVKPDYLLTAEKEIIENHGGIEHFLRDEMKVDFDKIRDAYLD from the coding sequence ATGACCCTAAATCAGAATCATATTGTGCTCGATACTGTCTTTAATTTTCGAACGCTCAGCGGCATTAAAACCCGCGATAATGCACGAGTTAAGCCAGGTAAGCTATTCCGCAGTGCAACCCTTGATTTTGCATCGAATGAGGACCTTCAAACTATCCATAATTATAATATCGATCGGGTGGTGGATTTTCGTTCAAAAGGGGAAAAAATTAAGTCGCCGTTAGAGCGTTTAAATGCTCTTTTTAACCGTTCCGAGCTTGAGATTGATGTGGGCGATTTCTTCAGTGAAAAACGGCTTGAGGCGATCCGTAATCTCGATATTAAGGCCGCCAATGAGATGTTCCATCTCCTTTATAAAAGCTTTCCCAATGATTATCCGACTGTTTATCGTCGTCTTTTCAATTATCTTGAGGCGGGCGAAACGCTGATCTACCACTGCAGTGCGGGCAAAGATCGCACCGGCATGGCGAGCTACCTTATTTTATCAGCGCTCAATGTTGATGAGGATACGATTATGGAGAATTATCTTGAATCTAACCTCTATGTCGATCGGCTCTATCGCGCGTTTAAGAGCGATATTCAAGAATCGGGCATTGCGCCTGAATTTTATCGCGAGCTCCAATTTGTGAAGCCGGATTATCTGCTTACTGCGGAAAAAGAGATTATCGAAAATCATGGCGGTATCGAGCATTTTCTTCGCGACGAGATGAAGGTGGATTTCGATAAAATCCGTGATGCGTATCTGGATTAG
- a CDS encoding transporter associated domain-containing protein — MADDSSKKSESWLRRLGFDKGDDLTLSSLVEKCEKLHEAGLLGEDSARMIKAIVQSSDLIVRDIMVPRAKMVMLSIDEPFSEMLAKIIKSGHSRFPVLSENHEEIMGLLLSKDLLPHVGETDIDIYPLIRPVEYVPEGKFVAALINDFRAKRSHLALVVDEYGSVSGLITIEDLIEQIVGQIDDEHDITQSDEVFIKKLDDGRYIINALISLKEFNEYFEVDFDTEDVETISGLLMQQFGSLPKEGDLIEIDHFAFEVLPFEGNYLNYVELTIKIDE; from the coding sequence ATGGCAGATGATAGTAGTAAGAAGAGTGAGTCGTGGCTGAGGCGTTTAGGCTTTGATAAAGGAGATGATTTAACTCTCTCCTCACTGGTAGAGAAGTGCGAGAAATTGCACGAAGCTGGGCTCCTTGGTGAAGACTCTGCACGGATGATTAAAGCGATTGTTCAAAGCTCTGATCTTATTGTTCGCGATATCATGGTTCCGCGGGCGAAAATGGTGATGCTCTCCATTGACGAGCCATTTTCTGAAATGCTCGCAAAAATCATTAAATCCGGTCATTCCCGTTTTCCCGTTCTGTCGGAAAATCATGAAGAGATTATGGGGCTTCTGCTCTCAAAAGATCTCCTCCCTCATGTGGGTGAAACCGATATCGATATCTATCCCCTGATTCGTCCCGTTGAATATGTGCCTGAGGGTAAATTTGTGGCGGCGCTGATTAATGATTTCCGCGCGAAGCGTTCGCATCTTGCTCTTGTGGTTGATGAATATGGCTCGGTTTCTGGGCTGATTACCATTGAAGATCTTATTGAGCAGATTGTCGGCCAGATCGATGATGAGCACGATATCACCCAAAGTGATGAGGTCTTTATTAAAAAGCTCGACGATGGGCGCTATATCATCAACGCGCTGATTTCGCTCAAAGAGTTTAATGAATATTTCGAAGTAGATTTCGATACCGAAGATGTTGAGACAATTAGTGGTCTTTTGATGCAACAATTTGGCTCGCTTCCGAAAGAGGGTGACCTCATTGAGATCGATCATTTCGCCTTTGAAGTGCTTCCATTTGAGGGAAATTACCTTAATTATGTGGAGCTTACGATTAAGATAGATGAGTGA
- the miaA gene encoding tRNA (adenosine(37)-N6)-dimethylallyltransferase MiaA produces the protein MHKKVICLMGPTASGKTSTALFLADHLPLHIISVDSALIYKGMDIGTAKPDKTTLERYPHALVDIINPLERYSAAQFRLDATREIEYAFSEGKIPLLVGGTFLYFQALLEGISPIPQTPDAILNELQQTLDTHGSDYLHQELEKVDPESAKRLNPNDSQRIMRALSVYRASGQTLTHFWSLPKKEALPYPALKLALSNSDVTWRNALIAERYKEMIEMGLVTEVETLMKTYPELNLDYPSMRAVGYRQIYEHLLGDHTLDEAVELAIIATRQYAKRQRTWLRREENLTTIEVANNDYKGETLAKVTAFLEEDV, from the coding sequence ATGCATAAAAAAGTGATTTGTCTAATGGGCCCGACCGCTTCGGGCAAAACGAGCACGGCACTCTTTCTCGCAGATCATCTGCCGCTCCATATTATATCCGTTGACTCGGCACTTATCTATAAAGGGATGGATATTGGGACGGCAAAGCCCGATAAAACCACGCTCGAACGCTATCCCCACGCCCTTGTGGATATCATCAATCCCCTTGAGCGCTATTCGGCGGCGCAATTTAGGCTCGATGCAACGCGTGAGATTGAATATGCCTTTAGCGAGGGGAAAATTCCGCTTCTAGTGGGCGGAACGTTTCTCTATTTTCAGGCGCTGTTAGAAGGAATCTCCCCGATTCCACAAACGCCGGACGCGATTTTAAATGAATTGCAACAAACGCTCGATACTCACGGTTCTGACTATCTCCACCAAGAGCTCGAAAAGGTCGATCCTGAGAGTGCAAAACGGTTAAATCCTAACGATAGCCAACGCATTATGCGGGCGCTCTCTGTCTATCGAGCTTCAGGCCAAACGCTGACGCATTTTTGGTCATTGCCGAAAAAAGAGGCTCTGCCCTATCCTGCGTTAAAATTGGCGCTCTCAAATTCGGATGTGACGTGGCGAAATGCGCTCATTGCGGAGCGTTATAAAGAGATGATTGAGATGGGACTCGTCACCGAGGTGGAAACGCTGATGAAAACCTACCCGGAGCTCAATCTTGATTATCCGAGCATGCGCGCCGTGGGCTATCGTCAAATCTACGAGCATCTTTTGGGCGATCATACGTTAGACGAGGCGGTGGAACTCGCGATTATTGCAACGCGCCAATATGCCAAACGCCAGCGCACGTGGCTACGCCGTGAAGAGAATCTCACCACCATTGAAGTGGCAAATAATGATTATAAAGGCGAGACACTCGCCAAAGTCACGGCGTTTTTAGAAGAAGACGTTTAG
- the hflD gene encoding high frequency lysogenization protein HflD translates to MATSNLSLFSKQTIALAGVAQAAAIADQLATRGSAPDAEQRALLESILVTEPDTIRDIYADPADLTMGLELLERGVATQSRYVQEYFASMVHLPSPLLDRDDYCQIISRGIEDIKGRLNFFEITDNTILAAIADLYTQTISHLLPRVMIRGEKDILRQTDVQNRIRAILLAGIRSGVLWTQYGGSRFKLGFSQRKIGDEARRILQNL, encoded by the coding sequence ATGGCAACGAGCAATTTATCCCTTTTTTCCAAACAGACCATCGCTCTCGCGGGGGTTGCCCAAGCGGCAGCCATTGCCGATCAATTAGCGACGCGTGGCAGTGCCCCTGATGCCGAGCAACGCGCCCTTCTTGAGAGTATTTTGGTGACCGAACCTGATACGATTCGCGATATCTATGCCGATCCTGCCGATTTGACCATGGGATTAGAGCTGCTCGAACGGGGCGTTGCCACCCAATCGCGCTATGTGCAGGAATATTTTGCTAGCATGGTTCATCTCCCTTCTCCGCTGTTAGATCGCGATGATTATTGCCAAATTATTAGCCGCGGCATTGAAGATATTAAGGGGCGACTTAACTTTTTTGAGATCACCGATAATACGATTTTAGCGGCAATTGCCGATCTTTATACCCAAACTATTAGCCATCTTTTGCCTCGGGTGATGATTCGTGGCGAAAAAGATATTTTGCGTCAAACCGATGTGCAAAATCGCATTCGTGCAATTCTGCTTGCGGGCATTCGCTCCGGCGTTTTGTGGACGCAATATGGCGGATCACGCTTTAAACTTGGCTTTTCTCAACGAAAAATTGGCGATGAAGCGCGCCGAATTTTACAAAATTTATAA
- the mrcB gene encoding penicillin-binding protein 1B yields the protein MKFTPTRLTFGAKINRAVRYLLRLCIYLVLGLALLALPIFGYYVQQADQEVTPQFKNRSWAQPARVYARPLEVFEGARVSLKDVEKELDDILYRPEKRLNQPGTYRIRDNELDVFTRHFSYSDGFEPSQKVTITFNKEKNRITGVKNSESNDAIALLRIEPMIIASIYPAHNEDRILLKREEIPQILIDSLIAMEDRQFYSHHGINPKAIIRAMIANAKAGHTVQGGSTLTQQLIKNYFLTSEQTLDRKIKEMFYSIVLDWRFDKDEIIEAYINEIYLAQDGDRAIHGFGLASEFFFGKPIADLTLSEIATLVGVIPSPTRYNPRRNPETALKRRNLVIDVLVEQNLISQEDGEIVKASPLDIIKKPVSSNTKYPAYIDVVFKELKSLYSNDDLTSGGLKIFTSFDPTIQEYAEKALIDTLPVLEKEKRHPEGTLQGALVIAKNQTGEIAAIVGDRNPREVGFNRAVQAQRQIGSLIKPFVYLKALEEPTRFSLTTFLDDETPLEIRDNGKVWAPNNVDRRLHGWVPLMTALAKSYNIPTVRLGMSVGEENVVDLLYRMGIDPAKPISAVPALSLGSVEMSPLEVSQIYSTLANMGYRMPLNTIREVTTMDGRTLARNEVAPSQAADSAASYLINTAMMEIPDSGTAGRVRWQHGIKTKLGAKTGTTNGYRDSWFAGFTGNYTTVAWVGRDDNKPTGLTGSSGALNLWANVMKKLPLTDLTLPQLNDIVVKRVDLSTGLLPPAVPCESSVIRSVPYIKGYEPTISTECYDPSFNDDYDDFEIIWD from the coding sequence ATGAAATTCACCCCTACCCGATTAACGTTTGGCGCGAAAATTAATCGAGCCGTTCGCTATTTGCTTAGACTTTGTATCTATCTTGTTTTAGGGCTGGCACTGCTCGCTCTTCCGATCTTTGGATACTATGTTCAACAGGCAGACCAAGAGGTTACGCCTCAATTTAAAAATCGTAGCTGGGCACAGCCTGCGCGAGTCTATGCACGCCCGCTTGAAGTGTTTGAAGGCGCGCGCGTTAGCTTAAAAGATGTCGAAAAAGAGCTCGACGATATTCTCTATCGCCCTGAAAAACGGCTCAATCAGCCGGGAACCTATCGTATTCGCGACAATGAGCTTGATGTGTTTACTCGTCACTTTAGTTACAGTGATGGATTTGAGCCCTCGCAAAAAGTGACGATCACCTTTAATAAAGAGAAAAATCGCATCACCGGGGTGAAAAATAGTGAGTCAAATGACGCCATCGCCCTTTTACGCATTGAGCCGATGATTATCGCGTCGATCTATCCGGCGCACAATGAAGACCGAATTTTATTAAAACGGGAAGAGATTCCACAAATTTTAATCGATTCACTCATTGCGATGGAAGACCGTCAGTTCTACAGCCATCACGGGATCAATCCTAAAGCGATTATCCGCGCGATGATTGCGAACGCCAAGGCAGGCCACACCGTTCAAGGGGGCTCAACGCTCACCCAGCAGCTCATTAAAAACTACTTTTTAACCAGCGAACAGACCCTTGATCGTAAAATTAAAGAGATGTTCTATTCGATCGTGCTCGATTGGCGTTTTGATAAAGATGAAATTATCGAAGCTTATATTAATGAGATCTATCTTGCGCAAGATGGCGATCGTGCGATTCACGGATTTGGCCTTGCAAGTGAATTTTTCTTCGGAAAACCAATTGCTGACCTCACCTTAAGTGAGATCGCGACGCTCGTTGGCGTCATTCCAAGCCCAACCCGTTACAATCCGCGCCGAAATCCAGAGACCGCGCTAAAACGCCGCAATCTTGTGATCGATGTGCTTGTGGAGCAAAACCTTATTTCTCAAGAAGATGGCGAGATCGTTAAAGCCTCTCCTCTTGATATCATCAAAAAACCGGTATCGAGCAACACTAAATACCCGGCGTACATTGACGTTGTCTTTAAAGAGCTGAAAAGCCTCTACAGCAATGACGATTTAACGAGTGGCGGCCTCAAGATTTTCACTTCATTCGATCCGACCATTCAAGAATATGCTGAAAAAGCGCTGATCGACACCCTGCCCGTCCTTGAAAAAGAGAAACGTCACCCTGAAGGCACACTTCAAGGAGCGCTCGTTATTGCGAAAAATCAGACCGGTGAGATTGCTGCCATTGTCGGCGACCGTAATCCGCGAGAAGTTGGATTTAACCGTGCGGTACAGGCTCAACGTCAAATTGGATCGCTCATTAAACCCTTTGTCTATCTTAAAGCCCTTGAGGAACCGACCCGTTTCTCGCTGACGACGTTTTTAGATGATGAAACGCCTTTAGAGATTCGTGATAACGGTAAAGTTTGGGCACCGAACAACGTTGATAGGCGCCTCCATGGCTGGGTTCCATTGATGACGGCGCTAGCAAAATCATACAATATCCCCACCGTGCGCTTAGGGATGAGCGTTGGGGAAGAAAACGTGGTGGATCTTCTCTATCGTATGGGGATTGATCCGGCTAAACCGATCTCAGCCGTTCCAGCGCTATCACTTGGATCAGTTGAGATGTCGCCGCTTGAAGTCTCTCAAATTTACTCAACACTTGCGAATATGGGCTACCGTATGCCGCTTAATACCATTCGCGAAGTGACCACGATGGATGGACGAACCCTTGCTCGAAATGAAGTTGCCCCATCACAGGCCGCCGATTCTGCAGCAAGTTACCTTATCAATACGGCTATGATGGAGATTCCAGACTCCGGAACAGCCGGTCGCGTGCGCTGGCAACATGGCATCAAAACCAAACTGGGTGCTAAAACAGGAACCACCAATGGCTACCGTGACAGCTGGTTTGCAGGCTTCACTGGCAATTACACCACCGTCGCTTGGGTAGGACGGGATGACAATAAACCCACCGGTTTAACGGGCTCATCGGGCGCATTAAATCTCTGGGCGAATGTGATGAAAAAATTACCCTTAACGGATCTGACGCTGCCGCAATTAAACGATATTGTCGTAAAACGCGTCGATCTATCCACTGGATTACTTCCCCCTGCTGTACCGTGCGAATCGAGCGTTATCCGCTCTGTTCCATACATCAAGGGATACGAGCCCACGATCTCAACGGAATGTTATGACCCATCATTTAATGATGATTATGATGATTTCGAGATTATTTGGGACTAA